Genomic segment of Myxococcus xanthus:
GCGGCCTCTCGCATTTCCGCCGCCAATCCCTGCTGCTCCCCGGCGTCCGGCGCATTACCTTTGCGGCCGTATATTCGCCGTCATCACGTCCAGGAGCAGATTGTGTCAGAGAGCCAAGTCCCCGACGCCGCCCGCCTCGTCACCTGCCCACCGGCCGAATTCACGCGTGCCGGTGAGGAGGCCATGGCCGCCGCCCGAGCGGGAATCGCCCAGCTCAAGGCCCTCCGCCCCCCCTACGTCACGCGCGAGGTGCTGGAGATCTACGACGAGGCCACGGCAGCGCTCGACGATGCGGGAGCCCGCGCCAGCGTCGCCCGCCATGCGCACCCGGACGCCGCCATGCGCGAGGCCGCCGAGGCCGCCGAGCAGGCCCTGGAGACGCTCAGCAACGACATCCGCATGGACCGGGGCGTCTATGACGTGCTGGCCGCGCTGGACTTGTCCGGCGAGGACGCCGCCACGAGGAAGTGGATGGAGAAGGTGCGGCGGGAGTTCCGCCGCGCGGGCGTGGACCGGGATGACGCCACCCGCGCTCGGGTGAAGGCGCTCCAGGAGGAGCTGGTCCGCATCGGTCAGGAGTTCAGTCGCAACATCCGCCAGGACACGCGCACGGAGGCGCTGTCTCCGTCCGCGCTGGAGGGCCTGCCCGACGACTACGTGCGCGCCCATCCGCCCGGGCCGGACGGCAAGGTGCGCATCACCACGGACTACCCGGACATCGTCCCCTTCATGACGTACTCGCGGGATGCCCAGGCCCGCGAGCAGATGTGGCGCGTGTTCCGCCAGCGCGGCCACCCCGCCAACGCGGACGTCCTGCAGCGCATGGTGTCCCGCCGGAACGAGCTGGCCACGCTGCTGGGCTACCGGAACTGGGCGGCCTACGCGACCGAGGACAAGATGATTCGGGACGAGGGGGCCGCCTCGGACTTCATCGAGAAGATCGCCGCCGCGTCCGGTGCGCGCATGGAGCGCGACTACGCCACGCTGCTGGAGCGCAAGCGCCGTGACGTCCCTGGCGCCGAGCGCGTCAATCCGTGGGACCAGGCGTACCTGGAGGACCGCGTGAAGGCGGAGCAGTACGCCTTCGACTCGCAGGTGGTGCGGCCCTACTACGAGTACACGCGCGTGAAGCAGGGCGTGCTCGACCTGACGGCGCGCCTGTTTGGCGTCACCTACCGCCGCGTCGCGGACGCGCCGGTGTGGCACCCGGACGTGGAGGCCTACGACGTGTTCGAGGGCGCCACGCTGCGTGGGCGCTTCTACCTGGACATGCACCCGCGCGACGACAAGTACAAGCACGCGGCCCAGTTCACGCTGACCAGCGGGAAGTCGGGACGGAGGCTGCCGGAAGGGGTGCTGGTCTGCAACTTCCCCCGTCCTGGCGCGGAGCCCGCGCTGCTCCAGCACAGCGACGTGGAGACCTTCTTCCACGAGTTCGGCCACCTGCTGCACCACATCTTCGGCGGCCACACGCGCTGGGCGGGCGTGTCCGGCGTGCGCACGGAGTGGGACTTCGTGGAGGCGCCGTCGCAGATGCTGGAGGAATGGGCGCGTGA
This window contains:
- a CDS encoding M3 family metallopeptidase, which translates into the protein MSESQVPDAARLVTCPPAEFTRAGEEAMAAARAGIAQLKALRPPYVTREVLEIYDEATAALDDAGARASVARHAHPDAAMREAAEAAEQALETLSNDIRMDRGVYDVLAALDLSGEDAATRKWMEKVRREFRRAGVDRDDATRARVKALQEELVRIGQEFSRNIRQDTRTEALSPSALEGLPDDYVRAHPPGPDGKVRITTDYPDIVPFMTYSRDAQAREQMWRVFRQRGHPANADVLQRMVSRRNELATLLGYRNWAAYATEDKMIRDEGAASDFIEKIAAASGARMERDYATLLERKRRDVPGAERVNPWDQAYLEDRVKAEQYAFDSQVVRPYYEYTRVKQGVLDLTARLFGVTYRRVADAPVWHPDVEAYDVFEGATLRGRFYLDMHPRDDKYKHAAQFTLTSGKSGRRLPEGVLVCNFPRPGAEPALLQHSDVETFFHEFGHLLHHIFGGHTRWAGVSGVRTEWDFVEAPSQMLEEWARDTASLQTFAKHYQTNEPIPADVVERMRRAEEFGKGLWVRQQMFYAALSLELYRRKPEGVDAVTLVRELQGKFTPFPYVEGTYFHLSFGHLDGYSSNYYTYMWSLVIAKDLFTVFQQKGMLSPEPAQAYRRAVLEPGGSDDAARLVNAFLGRDYDFRAYEEWLNQAA